The Sphingobacterium bambusae genome includes a window with the following:
- a CDS encoding bifunctional alpha,alpha-trehalose-phosphate synthase (UDP-forming)/trehalose-phosphatase, producing MRNKKTIIISNRLPLRVERRDGELHFIPSEGGLATGLGSIYQQEGNIWVGWPGFVPENEQEEILTRAKLAELNLVPVFLTEEELQGYYEGFSNEVLWPIFHYRLSYAVYNTDNWHIYQQVNRKFAEAVNEQQPGDKDDVWIHDYQLMLLPQMVREQHPSMAIGYFQHIPFPPDEVFRCIPWRDELIKGLLGADLIAFHTYNDTQHFLNACTHLLGLPIQNNCLHVDGRSVYAEVYPMGIDFDKFSQLAKSAAIQERSREIKNYYKNRKFILCIDRLDYSKGIIERLQAYESLLQEHPELREKIVLYQLVVPSRDTVPQYRLLRDEIDRAVGHINSIYGMNEWQPIAYYYNSFPLEELSALYVAADVCLVTSIRDGMNLVCKEYVASKEDNPGVLVLSELAGASKELLEAIQVNPNSIDQIRQALKQAIEMPEDEQQRRMQDSIEIVRKFNVRHWVKIFFNRLHEIKSLQKQEMARRVRSEVKDSISKAYREAKKRLFFLDYDGTLIGFHKDADAASPTESLYRTLELLQSNPANQIVIISGRPHETLERWFGKKDYFLVAEHGAWSNYPEHHWHGKNHISTRWKIPVKHIMNKFANRTAGAIVEEKTYSLAWHYRKAQNGLGQLRSQELVDSLRYLIPDHGLQLLMGDKVIEVKSSELNKGKAAMEVVAHYKPDFIFAIGDDATDEDMFLELPEEAITVKVGNKKSAAQYYVESQEEAVSLIDYFATENLDETSADNNNAHFQKL from the coding sequence ATGCGTAATAAAAAGACAATAATTATTTCCAATCGGCTACCCTTGCGTGTCGAGCGTCGTGATGGTGAACTACATTTTATACCTAGCGAAGGTGGGCTAGCAACCGGACTAGGTTCCATCTATCAACAAGAAGGCAATATATGGGTCGGATGGCCTGGCTTCGTACCGGAGAATGAACAAGAAGAAATACTGACGCGAGCCAAGCTTGCCGAGCTCAACCTCGTACCGGTTTTTCTGACGGAAGAGGAGCTACAAGGCTACTACGAAGGCTTTTCCAATGAGGTGCTATGGCCTATCTTCCACTACCGCTTGTCATATGCTGTTTACAATACCGACAATTGGCATATCTACCAACAGGTGAATAGGAAGTTTGCCGAGGCAGTAAATGAACAACAGCCTGGCGACAAGGACGACGTGTGGATACACGACTATCAGTTGATGTTGTTGCCGCAGATGGTACGCGAACAACATCCGTCCATGGCCATAGGCTATTTCCAACATATCCCCTTCCCTCCTGACGAGGTATTCCGCTGCATCCCTTGGCGTGACGAACTGATCAAAGGGCTGTTGGGCGCCGATCTCATTGCTTTCCATACGTATAACGATACCCAACATTTCTTAAATGCCTGTACCCATTTATTGGGATTGCCGATACAGAATAATTGCCTACATGTGGATGGCCGAAGTGTGTATGCAGAGGTGTATCCTATGGGCATCGATTTTGACAAATTTAGTCAGCTTGCGAAAAGTGCCGCCATACAAGAGCGTTCCCGCGAAATAAAGAATTACTATAAAAATAGAAAGTTTATTCTCTGCATCGACCGCTTGGACTACAGCAAAGGCATTATCGAGCGACTACAAGCCTACGAAAGCCTGTTGCAGGAACACCCCGAGCTGCGTGAAAAGATCGTGCTGTACCAATTGGTCGTGCCATCTCGCGATACCGTTCCACAATACCGGTTGCTGCGCGATGAGATCGATCGGGCGGTTGGGCATATCAATTCCATCTACGGGATGAACGAATGGCAGCCCATCGCCTACTACTACAACTCTTTCCCTCTGGAAGAGCTATCCGCCCTGTATGTCGCTGCCGATGTTTGTTTGGTAACATCCATTCGTGACGGCATGAACTTGGTCTGTAAGGAATACGTTGCTAGCAAAGAAGACAATCCCGGTGTACTGGTTTTGAGCGAGTTGGCCGGCGCATCAAAAGAATTACTAGAGGCCATACAGGTTAACCCCAACTCCATTGATCAGATACGGCAAGCGCTTAAACAGGCTATTGAGATGCCTGAAGACGAACAGCAGCGCCGCATGCAGGATAGCATAGAAATTGTGCGGAAGTTTAATGTGCGCCACTGGGTAAAAATATTCTTTAACCGGCTGCACGAAATTAAAAGTTTACAGAAGCAGGAAATGGCGCGGCGCGTGCGCTCCGAAGTAAAAGATAGCATATCAAAGGCCTATCGCGAGGCAAAAAAACGACTATTCTTCTTGGATTACGACGGAACACTCATAGGCTTTCACAAAGATGCGGATGCGGCGTCGCCTACCGAGTCGCTCTACCGGACGCTCGAATTATTGCAAAGCAATCCCGCCAACCAAATTGTCATTATTAGCGGTCGTCCGCACGAGACCTTGGAACGTTGGTTTGGCAAAAAAGACTATTTTTTAGTGGCCGAACATGGCGCATGGAGCAACTATCCCGAACACCACTGGCACGGCAAAAACCATATTTCCACACGCTGGAAGATTCCCGTAAAACACATTATGAACAAGTTTGCCAACCGTACCGCGGGTGCTATCGTGGAAGAGAAAACCTATTCCCTAGCTTGGCACTACCGGAAAGCACAGAACGGATTGGGGCAACTGCGCTCCCAAGAGCTAGTGGACAGCCTGCGCTATCTGATTCCAGATCATGGACTCCAATTGCTGATGGGCGATAAAGTTATCGAAGTGAAAAGTAGTGAGCTGAATAAAGGAAAAGCAGCCATGGAAGTCGTAGCGCACTATAAGCCAGACTTCATTTTCGCCATTGGCGACGATGCCACCGACGAGGACATGTTTCTAGAGCTCCCCGAAGAGGCCATTACCGTTAAGGTAGGCAATAAGAAGTCTGCCGCACAATACTACGTCGAAAGTCAAGAAGAAGCCGTAAGCCTGATTGATTACTTTGCAACTGAAAATCTCGACGAAACCAGTGCTGACAATAATAATGCTCATTTTCAAAAATTATAA
- a CDS encoding SDR family NAD(P)-dependent oxidoreductase, translated as MSKKKVWFITGASKGMGLEVAKAVLANGDMVIATSRSLDEQIKSLGTETDQLLPLTVDVTNEQEVQDAVGKGIEKFGQIDVVLNNAGYYLVGSLEEISDLELRKTMDVNVFGMVNVIRNVMPYLRRQRSGHVINISSNMGYIGYANTGSYNASKFAVIGLSEALAQEVKPFGIHVTVIAPGMFRNNFMSDSTLAVAARLIPDYHVAEHINMLKSFDGHQPGDPTKLAKVLIDITELPTPPLHLPLGTDSYQSIVMQRVNETTELETWKHLSFSTDF; from the coding sequence ATGAGTAAGAAAAAAGTATGGTTTATAACCGGTGCGTCGAAGGGCATGGGTTTAGAAGTTGCAAAGGCTGTTTTAGCCAATGGTGACATGGTGATCGCAACTTCACGCAGTCTAGACGAACAAATTAAAAGTTTAGGTACAGAGACGGATCAATTGTTGCCTTTGACTGTTGATGTTACCAATGAACAGGAAGTACAAGACGCCGTTGGAAAGGGGATCGAGAAATTTGGACAAATTGATGTTGTTTTGAACAATGCGGGGTATTATTTAGTGGGTAGTTTAGAAGAGATCAGTGATTTGGAATTGCGAAAGACTATGGACGTCAATGTTTTTGGAATGGTAAATGTGATCCGCAATGTGATGCCATATTTACGTCGACAACGATCGGGCCATGTTATCAACATATCTTCCAATATGGGCTATATAGGCTATGCGAATACGGGTAGCTACAACGCCTCAAAATTTGCAGTTATTGGTCTTTCTGAGGCGTTGGCGCAGGAAGTTAAACCTTTTGGGATTCATGTTACAGTGATTGCACCGGGGATGTTTAGAAACAATTTTATGAGCGATAGTACGCTGGCAGTGGCGGCGCGTTTAATTCCCGATTATCATGTTGCCGAGCATATAAACATGCTTAAAAGTTTTGATGGCCATCAACCTGGAGATCCGACAAAATTAGCAAAAGTGCTGATCGATATTACAGAACTGCCGACGCCACCCCTTCATCTGCCGCTGGGCACCGATAGCTATCAATCGATCGTGATGCAACGAGTAAACGAAACGACCGAATTAGAAACTTGGAAGCATTTGTCGTTTTCAACCGATTTTTAG
- a CDS encoding sensor histidine kinase: protein MSTINTNTRDMSYSPSFPDGPTGEQHKDLLIFFDAFHDGPFGYLFVDKDANAVHFNQQVCDLLCVDSSMLAHRSIFDFLLVEEHNRVRDLLINCSENFGEPLRMVKVKCEKNRFRFVTIYIKKVSAAVSDQELYVLLFEKNEFNPLSASKEENEVFYRAIIETQESERDFIGKNLHDSIAQELYAIRINLQRYIMEHGHEEYIMPIKKMLNDTIFNVQNISNDLLPAVLRDMGFQKAIDDMIFRLTRADVRFFVKIDEAISKEKRELQFCAYRVIQELFNNCLKHAQAKRISLLVKVSKEAVLITVEDNGQGFSRDVESALQFGTGLRNVRNRISLYAGTMDMLSSNKGTRIQIKLYI, encoded by the coding sequence ATGAGTACAATAAACACGAATACAAGAGATATGTCTTATTCCCCATCGTTTCCTGATGGCCCTACGGGTGAGCAGCATAAAGATTTGCTCATCTTTTTTGATGCATTTCATGATGGTCCGTTCGGGTATTTGTTCGTGGATAAAGATGCAAACGCGGTACATTTTAATCAGCAAGTCTGCGACTTGTTGTGCGTCGACAGCTCGATGTTGGCACACCGATCTATTTTTGATTTTTTACTGGTCGAAGAGCACAATCGTGTCCGTGACCTTTTGATAAACTGCTCGGAAAATTTTGGCGAACCGCTGCGGATGGTAAAGGTGAAATGCGAAAAGAATCGCTTTCGCTTTGTAACCATCTACATCAAGAAAGTTAGTGCTGCGGTAAGTGATCAAGAACTTTATGTGTTGCTGTTCGAAAAGAATGAGTTCAACCCACTCAGCGCATCAAAAGAAGAAAATGAGGTTTTCTATCGCGCGATAATCGAAACGCAGGAGTCAGAGCGCGATTTTATCGGTAAAAATCTGCACGACAGTATTGCGCAGGAGCTTTACGCCATTCGCATCAATTTACAGCGCTACATTATGGAACATGGACACGAGGAATATATTATGCCCATCAAAAAGATGTTGAATGATACCATCTTTAATGTACAGAACATTTCCAACGACCTATTGCCTGCCGTGCTGCGAGATATGGGCTTCCAGAAAGCAATAGACGATATGATCTTCCGGTTGACGCGAGCAGATGTACGTTTTTTTGTCAAAATTGATGAGGCGATCAGTAAAGAAAAGAGGGAGCTTCAGTTTTGCGCCTATCGCGTCATTCAGGAGCTGTTCAACAATTGTCTAAAGCATGCGCAGGCTAAGCGCATCAGCCTGCTGGTCAAGGTCTCCAAAGAGGCGGTGCTCATTACTGTCGAAGACAATGGGCAAGGCTTCAGTCGAGATGTGGAATCTGCGCTTCAGTTTGGCACCGGATTGCGTAACGTTCGGAACCGAATTTCGCTCTACGCTGGAACCATGGATATGCTAAGCTCAAATAAAGGAACGAGGATACAAATAAAACTATACATATAA
- a CDS encoding ATP-binding protein encodes MNVSHLRCEDEAIQFCGKVQEFGFLLVADEEEQIIAVSENCASWLKVPYKDILKISLTQFVQLHLPRVATDIKRLLASLGTQPIKERQVIELLLADKPFYLSIYNVEQHIYLEFERKHPDYVPSFISLHAYAQKLENTDDIWEALCQCVSDIIGFDRVMTYKFKEDNSGQVVAETVKPGLESYMGLHYPEFDIPKQARALYLKHLSRLTSDIHGPTFALRTAQAESIDLSFSAIRALSPIHLQYLENAGAQASISFSIIVHGKLWGLVTCQHESARLVDLSQRHLCVLLTQYAVNRYLSLQKEIDLDFGKQIKEFELALKEKLILKSDIHPILSAFAPQLCDFAQSDGLAILHKDATFVFGAAPSIPAVRSIHAFINKLNKKPLFKSEDFVLKHGAELQLGDADFAGLVKIDIDSSRTFSLLWFKREQVIERVWAGNPEKIMTYDQQLQAFVPSPRNSFDAWKQLVQGVAPAWQQSDIYFMKRIRQLIRESLLRKSEEIQSLNQELILLNNALDTYSYTVSHDLKNPLSVIKLSVQMLQSKREVSPELLGKLTANIKDAGELMESMLNKIYEFSKVKEFRYEPALIHTDQMIAQIVAHCKTLYIAQHCEVTVGDLHPIFGEKTLIYQLFSNIISNSIKYSSKETSAKVSIHSSVDPRKIRYTIEDNGIGISSTELNSIFDIFKRLSNSSGFEGSGVGLAIVKRIVDRLGVTIDVESEIGRGTRFHLDFPN; translated from the coding sequence ATGAACGTAAGCCATTTGCGGTGCGAGGACGAAGCTATTCAATTTTGTGGGAAGGTGCAGGAGTTCGGATTTTTATTGGTAGCTGATGAGGAAGAGCAAATTATTGCGGTAAGCGAAAACTGTGCATCTTGGCTCAAAGTGCCGTACAAGGATATCCTGAAGATTTCTTTAACACAGTTTGTACAGCTGCATCTACCGCGGGTAGCGACAGACATTAAACGCTTGTTAGCATCGCTTGGCACACAACCTATCAAAGAAAGGCAGGTGATCGAACTTTTGCTCGCTGACAAACCGTTTTATTTAAGTATCTACAACGTTGAGCAGCATATTTATCTTGAATTTGAACGTAAACATCCCGATTACGTCCCATCCTTTATCAGTCTTCACGCCTACGCACAAAAGCTGGAAAATACAGACGATATTTGGGAGGCGCTATGCCAATGCGTTTCCGACATCATCGGATTCGATCGGGTGATGACCTACAAGTTTAAGGAAGATAACAGCGGGCAAGTCGTGGCCGAAACGGTCAAGCCCGGCTTAGAAAGCTATATGGGCCTTCATTACCCGGAATTTGATATTCCCAAGCAGGCCCGGGCCTTATACCTTAAGCACCTGTCGCGTCTTACCTCCGACATTCATGGGCCGACATTCGCCCTACGGACAGCTCAAGCGGAGTCCATCGATCTTTCGTTCAGCGCTATTCGTGCGCTGTCTCCCATACACCTGCAATATCTTGAAAATGCAGGCGCACAAGCCAGCATCAGCTTTTCTATCATCGTGCATGGAAAACTTTGGGGACTGGTTACCTGTCAACATGAATCCGCAAGACTAGTCGATCTGTCGCAACGTCATTTATGCGTGCTACTGACGCAATATGCGGTCAATAGATACCTTAGTTTACAAAAGGAAATCGACTTAGATTTTGGAAAGCAGATTAAGGAATTTGAATTGGCCCTAAAAGAAAAATTAATCCTCAAGAGCGATATACATCCCATTTTATCGGCCTTTGCTCCACAGCTGTGCGATTTCGCACAATCCGATGGTTTAGCTATACTACACAAAGATGCCACCTTTGTTTTTGGTGCTGCCCCGAGTATACCTGCCGTGCGCAGCATACACGCCTTTATCAACAAGTTAAATAAAAAGCCACTGTTTAAAAGCGAAGACTTTGTCCTTAAACATGGTGCAGAACTACAGCTTGGAGACGCAGATTTCGCTGGTCTGGTCAAAATAGATATCGATTCTTCTAGAACATTCAGCTTACTATGGTTTAAACGTGAACAAGTCATAGAACGTGTATGGGCCGGCAACCCGGAGAAAATCATGACCTACGACCAGCAATTGCAAGCCTTTGTGCCCTCCCCAAGAAACTCTTTTGATGCTTGGAAGCAATTGGTTCAGGGTGTTGCCCCGGCTTGGCAACAGTCCGACATCTACTTTATGAAACGGATCAGGCAACTCATTCGCGAAAGTCTGCTCCGCAAGTCCGAAGAGATACAGAGTTTGAACCAAGAGCTCATCTTGCTAAACAATGCATTAGACACCTATTCCTACACGGTGAGCCATGATTTAAAGAATCCACTTTCCGTTATTAAGCTATCCGTTCAGATGTTACAGAGCAAACGGGAGGTATCGCCAGAACTGCTGGGCAAGCTCACCGCAAACATTAAAGATGCGGGTGAACTGATGGAGAGCATGTTGAACAAAATCTATGAATTTTCAAAGGTAAAAGAATTTCGGTATGAGCCCGCGCTCATCCATACAGACCAAATGATAGCACAGATCGTAGCGCATTGTAAAACGCTTTACATTGCGCAGCACTGCGAGGTAACGGTAGGCGACCTACATCCTATTTTTGGCGAGAAGACGTTGATTTACCAACTGTTTTCGAACATTATCAGTAATTCCATCAAATACTCCAGCAAAGAGACGAGCGCTAAGGTTAGCATACACAGTAGCGTGGATCCGCGGAAAATACGCTACACCATCGAAGATAATGGCATTGGCATATCCAGTACAGAACTGAACAGCATCTTCGACATCTTTAAACGGCTGTCGAACTCTAGCGGCTTCGAAGGTTCGGGAGTGGGACTGGCTATTGTGAAACGGATTGTCGACCGCCTGGGCGTAACCATTGATGTAGAAAGCGAGATCGGACGCGGAACCCGCTTCCATTTGGATTTCCCCAATTAA
- a CDS encoding response regulator transcription factor: protein MINIILAEDHLVVRNGIKLLIDSQDDLSVIGEANNGEEVLALLESGLKPDVVLSDISMNGMDGLQLVERLKSDYPDIKVVILSMMNSSQHVFQAFDKGAKGYLVKNVGYDELLFAIQHIHIGGRYLCEELAMMLVDKLSDAPLSAVNVEDLMSEMDISERELEVLQLISEGYTNVEIADQLFLSKRTVEGHRQNLIDKTGVKNSAALIKLAVKSGLIK, encoded by the coding sequence ATGATAAACATTATTCTTGCGGAAGATCATCTTGTCGTTCGAAACGGAATAAAGCTACTGATAGATTCTCAGGACGACCTGTCCGTCATCGGCGAAGCAAATAATGGAGAAGAGGTGTTGGCTCTGTTGGAGTCGGGGCTGAAGCCCGATGTCGTTTTGTCCGATATTAGCATGAACGGGATGGATGGGCTGCAGTTGGTCGAGCGATTAAAAAGTGATTATCCCGATATTAAGGTCGTTATTCTGTCGATGATGAACAGCAGCCAACATGTATTTCAAGCTTTTGATAAGGGAGCGAAGGGGTACTTGGTGAAAAACGTGGGTTATGACGAACTGCTCTTTGCTATACAGCACATTCATATCGGCGGCCGTTACCTTTGTGAAGAATTGGCCATGATGTTGGTGGACAAGCTAAGTGATGCTCCGTTATCGGCCGTCAATGTAGAGGATTTGATGTCGGAAATGGATATCTCGGAACGGGAGCTAGAGGTGTTGCAGTTGATCAGTGAAGGATATACGAATGTCGAGATTGCGGATCAATTGTTTCTCAGCAAACGCACCGTGGAAGGCCATCGACAGAATTTGATCGATAAAACGGGGGTGAAGAACTCGGCGGCATTGATCAAGTTGGCCGTGAAAAGTGGCTTGATCAAATAG
- a CDS encoding acyltransferase family protein has protein sequence MNTTDSPKPHYLILDGLRGLAAIIVVTFHLAEPLGTGHLDILVNHGYLAVDFFFLLSGFVIGYAYDDRWQGMRTGTFLKRRIERLQPMVVLGMTLGAIGFYFTDSTIWPLIHTVPFWKMLLVMLIGYTALPVPLSLDIRGWQEMHPLNSVGWSLFFEYIANILYAVGLYKLSKKALSIFVVIAGIALAHLAISSPNGDVSGGWTLNIEQVRVGLTRTMYPFFAGLLLSRISKPVRIKHAFLYCSILIFAILYMPRIGGATQLWMNGLYESVCIIVLFPLIVYIGASGVIHSSMERKLCKFLGDISYPLYLVHYPFVYFYVAWISDRDGTTLTQALPFALSILVGSIALAYASLKWYDEPLRKWLRKKWG, from the coding sequence ATGAACACTACCGATTCTCCAAAACCGCATTACCTGATCTTAGATGGATTACGAGGCCTCGCCGCAATCATCGTCGTTACCTTTCACCTAGCCGAACCACTCGGAACTGGGCATCTTGATATTTTGGTGAACCACGGTTACTTGGCGGTAGACTTCTTCTTTTTATTATCCGGCTTTGTTATCGGCTATGCCTATGACGATCGTTGGCAAGGTATGCGTACAGGCACCTTCCTGAAGCGACGTATAGAACGGCTGCAACCTATGGTTGTTCTGGGCATGACACTAGGCGCCATTGGCTTCTATTTCACGGATTCCACTATTTGGCCGCTCATCCATACCGTACCCTTTTGGAAAATGCTACTGGTGATGCTCATTGGCTACACCGCACTTCCAGTCCCATTATCACTCGATATACGCGGTTGGCAGGAGATGCACCCCTTGAACAGTGTGGGATGGTCCCTGTTTTTTGAATACATAGCCAACATCTTATATGCTGTGGGCCTCTATAAACTTTCCAAAAAAGCATTGTCCATATTCGTTGTTATCGCGGGCATTGCGCTTGCACATTTGGCGATCAGTAGCCCGAATGGCGATGTCAGTGGTGGCTGGACCTTAAATATCGAACAAGTTCGCGTAGGCCTTACCCGTACCATGTATCCCTTCTTTGCAGGTCTTTTACTCTCGCGCATCAGCAAGCCGGTACGTATAAAACACGCTTTCCTTTACTGTAGCATACTGATCTTCGCGATCTTATACATGCCGCGTATCGGCGGAGCGACACAGCTTTGGATGAATGGCCTATACGAATCCGTATGTATCATTGTCTTGTTTCCACTTATCGTATATATCGGCGCAAGTGGCGTTATCCATAGCTCCATGGAACGCAAGCTATGTAAATTTCTAGGCGATATCTCCTATCCACTCTATTTGGTGCATTATCCATTCGTCTATTTTTACGTCGCGTGGATCAGTGATCGCGACGGCACGACGCTTACCCAAGCGTTGCCCTTTGCGCTAAGCATTTTGGTTGGTTCTATCGCGCTAGCCTATGCCAGCTTAAAGTGGTATGACGAACCTCTGCGCAAATGGCTTCGAAAAAAATGGGGTTAA
- a CDS encoding baeRF3 domain-containing protein produces the protein MKTLDAELLNALTANSDAPCLSIYLPVHSSVAASNLDTLALKNMVKDIRTHAAAHDTETLMKLLAPVEQYLNSKEFVRETNGTLAIFSSAKLFETVILPENIPSAFYIDECFYLLPLLDFASNNKSFQVLALGKNHVRLFEGNRYGLEEIQLDNSIPNTMKEALGYDLTDNHLHASAGGSAAIHGYMEITDERDTDNTRFFRIIDQEINERYSKPQKLPLILAALPENHSLFQSISKNECLQQHFISLNADRIDKAQLHSRALELLDQQQSEAIAKQLARYTSAKAEQLATDDVADIARHAMDSRIERLFLSEGMTMAGTVSVAERKIKPQESSAGDIINRIALLTYKQGGYIHTLPQNNAKLPSGIGSINRF, from the coding sequence ATGAAAACATTAGATGCCGAATTATTGAACGCACTTACAGCGAACAGCGATGCCCCCTGCCTAAGTATTTACTTACCCGTGCATAGCAGCGTAGCAGCAAGCAACTTGGATACCCTAGCGCTCAAAAACATGGTTAAGGATATTCGTACGCATGCGGCAGCGCATGATACCGAAACGCTTATGAAGCTATTAGCGCCGGTAGAACAGTATTTGAACAGTAAGGAATTTGTTCGCGAGACAAACGGAACCCTAGCCATTTTCTCGTCTGCAAAGCTATTCGAAACCGTTATTCTGCCCGAAAATATCCCTAGCGCCTTCTACATAGACGAATGTTTTTATCTACTGCCGCTTTTGGACTTTGCGAGCAATAACAAGAGCTTTCAAGTTTTGGCATTAGGCAAGAACCATGTGCGCCTATTCGAGGGCAACCGATATGGGCTTGAAGAGATACAGCTGGATAACAGCATCCCGAACACGATGAAAGAAGCATTGGGCTATGATCTGACCGACAACCATCTGCACGCTTCGGCGGGCGGGTCTGCGGCCATCCACGGATACATGGAGATTACCGACGAACGTGATACAGACAATACGCGCTTTTTTCGTATCATCGATCAAGAGATCAACGAACGCTACAGCAAACCGCAGAAGTTACCTTTGATACTGGCGGCTCTGCCTGAGAACCATAGCCTGTTTCAATCGATCAGCAAGAATGAATGCCTGCAGCAACACTTTATTTCTTTAAACGCAGATCGCATTGACAAGGCGCAGCTGCATAGTCGCGCACTGGAGTTGCTGGATCAACAACAGTCGGAAGCCATCGCCAAACAGTTGGCTCGATATACATCGGCGAAAGCGGAGCAGCTCGCGACCGATGATGTGGCCGACATCGCTCGACATGCCATGGACAGCAGGATAGAAAGATTGTTTCTTTCGGAAGGCATGACCATGGCCGGAACAGTATCCGTGGCGGAACGCAAAATCAAACCACAGGAGTCAAGTGCAGGAGACATTATCAACCGCATCGCGTTGTTGACCTATAAACAGGGCGGATATATACACACTTTGCCCCAAAATAACGCGAAACTACCTTCGGGCATAGGATCCATCAATAGATTTTAG
- a CDS encoding RNA polymerase sigma factor — translation MRAELLNTTIEQNQPLLKRIATKFTQDPYEIEELVQETFIRSLSSLERFVNHPKLVAWLFVIMRNVYINNYRKITKYRTIESELTHTSHFEQLSSNSSESKFVMTDIQNAIKNLPQDNYIAFTMFMEGYKYQEIADHLQIAEGTVKTRIHMARKILKKNLKVYRK, via the coding sequence ATGAGAGCTGAACTACTAAACACCACCATTGAACAGAATCAACCGCTACTAAAACGTATAGCGACAAAATTTACGCAAGATCCCTATGAGATCGAGGAACTAGTGCAGGAAACGTTTATCCGATCGTTGTCTTCATTGGAAAGATTTGTCAATCACCCGAAGTTGGTTGCGTGGCTTTTCGTGATCATGCGAAACGTTTATATTAACAACTATCGGAAGATTACGAAATACCGGACAATAGAAAGTGAACTTACGCATACATCGCATTTCGAGCAGCTGTCTAGCAATAGCAGTGAATCCAAATTCGTGATGACGGATATACAAAACGCCATCAAAAACCTACCGCAGGACAATTATATCGCGTTTACCATGTTTATGGAAGGTTACAAGTACCAAGAAATTGCCGATCATTTACAGATTGCCGAGGGTACCGTCAAAACTAGAATACATATGGCACGAAAGATATTGAAAAAGAACTTGAAGGTGTATCGTAAATAA